GAGGTAGCTGGACAGCATTGGTGCAGAATGGGATGCATCCTGCCCGCCCTCCCGGGCATCCGTCACGCCGAAAGCTTGGGTGCGGGCCGAAGGCAGCAGGCCGCGCCGACGCCAGGGCCGCCCCCTCGCCCGGAACGGGAGAGGGCGAGCGCTCCAAGGCGCGGGGAGAGGGCGCGAGGCGTCGGAAACGCACCGCAGGCTTCGCCATCTCCCCGCATCTCCATCTTCTCCCAGTTATCATCTCCCTTGCCCTGCCGTGAAACCGCCCCTAACATTTAGACGTACGTCTAATAGACGATGGTCTAAACGTCGGATTGCGGGGCGGATGCTCGACACCACCATGCGCGCGCTGGCCGACCCTACGCGGCGCGAGATCCTGAAGGCGCTGCGGAAGGGCGACCTGGCGGCCGGCGAGATCGCCGCGCGGTTTCCCATGACCGCGGCGTCGGTGTCGCACCACCTGGCCGTGCTGAAGGACGCGGGGCTGGTGAAGGCCGAGCGCAACGGCCGCAGCCTCATCTATTCGCTCGAGAGCACCGTCTTCCAGGAGTTCCTGCAGGAGATGATGGAGCTCTTCGGAACCGGGAGGGAGCCATGAAGAACCGCTGGATCACCGCCGCGCTGCTCGCGGCGCTCTGGGTCTTCGCCGCCGTGGCCTATCCGCGGCTGCCGGCGCGCATCCCCACGCACTGGAACGTGCGCGGACAGGCCGACGGCT
The sequence above is drawn from the Longimicrobium sp. genome and encodes:
- a CDS encoding autorepressor SdpR family transcription factor gives rise to the protein MLDTTMRALADPTRREILKALRKGDLAAGEIAARFPMTAASVSHHLAVLKDAGLVKAERNGRSLIYSLESTVFQEFLQEMMELFGTGREP